A window from Scleropages formosus chromosome 17, fSclFor1.1, whole genome shotgun sequence encodes these proteins:
- the LOC108938569 gene encoding 1-acyl-sn-glycerol-3-phosphate acyltransferase alpha-like translates to MDALWVVLAMLVPVLLCTSSTFVFYFKKCFYMAWMMILAAITIPICVLKSGGRDVENMRIIRFMVRHVKYLLGLRFEVSGWQHFQLEGPYVIISNHQSSLDVLGLIEVLPDRCTSIAKKELMYAGTVGLVCWLGGVVFINRKKTDTAKSVMGEAAKTMLDEQIRLWIFPEGTRNQKGDLLPFKKGAFHLAVQAQVPIIPVVFSSYNNFYLRKEKQFNSGTIKLKILPKIETKGLSSDDVSALSEKCYQVMRSAFIEISGMTGDSNGSTGH, encoded by the exons atggATGCACTCTGGGTTGTGCTCGCGATGCTCGTGCCGGTCCTGCTGTGCACGAGCAGCACGTTCGTGTTTTATTTCAAGAAGTGCTTCTACATGGCCTGGATGATGATTCTGGCCGCGATCACGATCCCGATCTGCGTGCTGAAGAGCGGCGGCCGCGACGTGGAGAACATGAG AATAATTCGTTTCATGGTGCGGCATGTGAAGTACTTGCTGGGCTTGAGGTTTGAGGTGAGTGGTTGGCAGCATTTCCAGTTGGAAGGACCATATGTGATCATATCCAACCACCAGAGCTCCCTGGATGTCttgg GCCTGATTGAGGTCCTTCCTGATCGATGCACCTCGATTGCCAAGAAGGAGCTGATGTATGCTGGCACCGTAGGGCTGGTCTGCTGGCTGGGCGGCGTCGTGTTCATCAATCGGAAGAAGACGGACACGGCTAAGAGCGTGATGGGTGAAGCGGCCAAGACCATGCTGGACGAACAG ATCCGTCTGTGGATTTTCCCAGAAGGAACACGGAACCAGAAGGGTGACCTGCTACCCTTTAAAAAGGGTGCGTTCCACTTGGCAGTGCAGGCACAG GTTCCTATCATACCAGTAGTGTTCTCCTCTTACAATAACTTCTACCTGCGGAAAGAAAAGCAGTTCAATTCTG GTACAATCAAACTGAAGATCCTTCCCAAGATTGAGACAAAGGGTCTTTCCTCAGACGACGTGTCTGCTTTGTCCGAGAAATGCTACCAAGTCATGCGCTCTGCGTTCATAGAGATCTCGGGAATGACAGGTGACAGCAATGGGTCCACTGGCCATTAA
- the LOC108938568 gene encoding epidermal growth factor-like protein 7, which translates to MYLVVLFLLHAVSNAHQHYGRPGRRTCAQGVFHHNPIVVRTESFVQPIHQPYITQCPGHRLCSTYRTLYRVAYRQVRRTAPDTYSYPECCPGWRRVYSRSCNQAVCADGCVNGGTCARPNRCVCPSGWTGRSCQTDVDECSGSRPCSQTCRNTAGSYRCECKEGYALAEDGRSCEALPPPTLPARTKTDNLRASASENGSGVKNVDNVTEEVQELKNRVELLEEKLHQALAPFNSLFPVSLDQSVAERSNFLSHSFQQLDRIDSLSEQIGFLEERLETCSCQEKM; encoded by the exons ATGTATTTGGTGGTGCTGTTCCTTCTACACGCAGTCTCCAATGCGCACCAGCACTACGGGCGCCCCGG GCGCAGGACTTGCGCTCAGGGTGTCTTCCATCACAACCCCATAGTCGTCCGCACAGAGTCTTTTGTGCAGCCAATCCACCAGCCTTACATCACCCAATGCCCAGGCCATCGGCTTTGTAGCACCTACAG GACGCTGTACAGGGTGGCCTATCGGCAAGTTCGCCGAACGGCGCCGGACACGTATTCCTACCCAGAATGCTGTCCGGGTTGGCGCAGGGTCTACTCTCGCAGCTGTAATCAAG CGGTGTGTGCTGATGGCTGTGTGAACGGAGGTACCTGCGCGAGGCCCAATCGCTGCGTCTGTCCGTCGGGTTGGACGGGCCGGAGCTGCCAAACAG ATGTGGACGAGTGCAGCGGTTCTCGGCCCTGCTCTCAGACGTGCCGCAACACAGCAGGGAGTTACCGTTGCGAGTGCAAGGAGGGCTACGCGCTGGCTGAGGATGGGCGGTCCTGTGAGGCCCTGCCGCCACCCACCCTTCCAGCCCGGACCAAAACGGACAACCTCAGAGCGTCCGCCAGCGAAAACG GCTCTGGTGTCAAGAATGTTGACAATGTCACAGAGGAGGTCCAGGAATTGAAGAACAGAGTGGAACTGCTGGAGGAG AAGCTGCaccaggctctggctcccttcAACAGCCTCTTCCCAGTGTCTCTGGACCAGAGTGTGGCGGAGCGGTCCAACTTCCTTTCCCATTCCTTTCAGCAGCTGGACCGTATCGATTCCCTCAGCGAGCAGATCGGCTTTTTGGAGGAGCGCCTCGAGACCT GTTCCTGCCAAGAGAAGATGTAA